In Beggiatoa leptomitoformis, the genomic window ACCCTTTAGTGGACATTCGCGCCGTTATCAGCAATCGCCCTCATGCACAAGGGCTACACATTGCAACCCAAGCAGGTATTCCCTGCGAAATCATAGACCATACACAATTTGCCAACCGTGACACCTTCGATACTGCGTTACAAAACTGTATCGACCACTATCAAGCACAATTGGTGGTTTTAGCTGGTTTTATGCGTATCTTAACCCCCGATTTTATTCAGCATTATGCAGGACGCTTGATTAATATTCATCCTTCACTTCTGCCCGCATTTAAAGGCTTGCACACACATCGCCAAGCCTTACAAGCAGGTGTTACAGAACATGGTGCAACCGTACATTTTGTAACCCCCGAATTGGACAGTGGCGCACCTATTTTACAAGGACGTGTCCCTGTGTATCCTGATGATACAGAAGAACAACTCGCCCAACGGGTATTAGACATAGAACATCAGATTTATCCACAAGTTATCCATTGGTTTGCCGAACAACGCTTATACCTGCAAGCACAAACAGCCTATTTAGACAACAAACCGATTAACTAGATTTCTTGCAAAGCAATAAAGTATTAAACACGTTTTCCACCCTTAAGAACATGATTGCACCACATAAAAATATACAGGTGAAACGAGTGATAACCACACAAATAGATACAAGGAACTACCCTTATTGTTTCTTACTGTATTCTTTATCACCCTACGCTTTAAATTGATACTAACCACTGAAAGGTAGTGATATATGTCCCAAGAAACGCCAG contains:
- the purN gene encoding phosphoribosylglycinamide formyltransferase, with product MMEKLAIVVLISGRGSNLQAIIDAADPLVDIRAVISNRPHAQGLHIATQAGIPCEIIDHTQFANRDTFDTALQNCIDHYQAQLVVLAGFMRILTPDFIQHYAGRLINIHPSLLPAFKGLHTHRQALQAGVTEHGATVHFVTPELDSGAPILQGRVPVYPDDTEEQLAQRVLDIEHQIYPQVIHWFAEQRLYLQAQTAYLDNKPIN